In Juglans microcarpa x Juglans regia isolate MS1-56 chromosome 8D, Jm3101_v1.0, whole genome shotgun sequence, the following are encoded in one genomic region:
- the LOC121241835 gene encoding abscisic acid 8'-hydroxylase CYP707A1-like, whose product MEMGGFLFYVFIFLLTTLLAYIFLGGDKKERPQTRAKLPPGSMGWPYIGETLQLYSQDPNVFFAEKQKRYGEIFKTHILGCPCVMLASPEAARFVLVTEANLFKPTYPKSKERLIGPAALFFHQGDNHIRLRKLVQGSLSLDALRNLMQGIQAITASTLDSWGGGHVINTFHEMKKFSFEVGILAIFGHLDSHYRDELKKNYCLVDKGYNSFPISIPGTPYKKALLARKRLTNILADIICERKEKKSLEKDLLGCFLNSKNEKGETLTDDQIADNVIGVLFAAQDTTASVMAWIVKYLHDNPKLLEAVKAEQNAIRKANDEGNRPLSWSQTRKMPVSYKVVLESLRIASIISFTFREAVADVEYKGYIIPKGWKVMPLFRNIHHNSEFFSDPQRFDPSRFEVAPKPNTFMPFGSGVHACPGNELAKLEMLIMIHHLVTKFRWEVVGSHSGIQYSPFPVPLHGPPARFWKESME is encoded by the exons ATGGAGATGGGTGGATTTTTGTTCTATGTTTTTATCTTTCTCCTTACAACTCTACTCGCATATATATTTCTAGGAGGGGACAAGAAAGAACGTCCCCAAACAAGAGCTAAGCTTCCGCCAGGGTCAATGGGCTGGCCATACATAGGAGAGACTCTTCAACTGTATTCTCAAGATCCCAATGTTTTTTTTGCAGAAAAACAGAAAAG GTATGGAGAAATCTTCAAGACCCATATTCTTGGCTGCCCTTGTGTCATGCTGGCTAGCCCCGAGGCTGCTCGGTTTGTGCTGGTGACAGAGGCTAACTTGTTCAAACCCACCTACCCGAAAAGCAAAGAGCGCCTGATTGGCCCTGCAGCGCTCTTTTTCCACCAAGGGGACAACCATATTCGTCTGAGGAAGTTGGTCCAAGGATCCTTGTCTCTCGACGCACTTCGGAACTTAATGCAGGGTATCCAAGCCATTACAGCCTCTACCTTGGACTCGTGGGGAGGCGGCCATGTCATTAACACtttccatgaaatgaaaaag TTTTCTTTTGAGGTTGGAATACTTGCAATTTTCGGCCATCTGGACTCCCATTATAGAGATGAACTGAAGAAGAATTACTGTTTAGTAGACAAAGGCTACAATTCCTTTCCTATAAGTATTCCTGGAACTCCCTACAAAAAGGCACTTCTG GCAAGAAAGAGGCTCACAAATATTCTTGCTGATATTATATGtgagaggaaggaaaagaaatctcTTGAGAAGGATCTGTTGGGATGTTTTCTGaactcaaaaaatgaaaagggagAGACCTTAACTGATGATCAAATCGCTGACAATGTCATTGGAGTGTTATTTGCTGCTCAAGACACTACAGCAAGTGTCATGGCATGGATTGTGAAGTATCTCCATGATAACCCGAAACTTCTAGAGGCTGTAAAG GCTGAACAGAATGCTATTCGTAAAGCTAATGATGAAGGTAATCGGCCTTTGAGTTGGagccaaacaagaaaaatgccAGTAAGTTACAAG GTAGTGCTAGAAAGCTTGAGAATTGCAAGCATCATATCTTTCACCTTCAGAGAAGCAGTTGCTGATGTGGAATACAAGG GGTACATAATTCCGAAAGGTTGGAAAGTGATGCCTTTGTTCAGGAACATTCACCACAATTCAGAGTTTTTCTCTGATCCTCAAAGATTTGATCCTTCGAGGTTTGAG GTTGCCCCAAAACCCAATACATTCATGCCCTTTGGCAGCGGAGTTCATGCCTGTCCGGGAAATGAGCTTGCAAAGCTGGAGATGCTGATTATGATCCACCATTTGGTCACCAAATTCAG GTGGGAAGTGGTGGGATCCCATAGTGGGATTCAATACAGCCCATTCCCAGTGCCTTTGCATGGACCCCCAGCCAGATTTTGGAAAGAATCTATGGAATAG